The Candidatus Neomarinimicrobiota bacterium sequence AAGACCGGACCGGCCAACATAATTGTCGGTATTGGTACAACCATTCCAGTAGGAACCACTGACGCTGTTGATGTGAACGGCAATGTTCTGCCAGGGAGCATGCAGCTTAGCTCAGGATCATTCAATCCCATTTTTGAGCTGGGAGCGCATCAGATCAAAAAGCGGAACTGGAATAATGTTTATTTTGTATATGTGATGGCTACAGATGGCGAATTGGGTCCTCATGTATTTAAGAGATCCAGCGTTTTTAAATATAACTACACCTATGCTTACGCGGCCCACATGAAACTGGATGTTGGTTTTGAGCTTAATGGTGAGGTTAAAACCAAAGCAGTGAAAAATGGTGTTGATATCGAGAATACAGGCGGGCACGTAATTTATGTGGCACCTGAAGCGCATATTAAATTCTCAAAGAAAATCCACCTGGGTGTCTGCATGCCAATTGCAGTTTACCAGGACTTGAATGGTCCACAACTCGGTGGTGGCTCAATGATCATTACCAAGTTCGATATCAAATTCTAAATAGTTAGTCTTGTTTTACAACTCTCCTCAGGTGGGCAGACCGCGTATCTGTGGAGAGTTTTTCTCAACGTTGTAATTCATTAATCTGTTTTGATCGAAAGATCAACCAGAGTCAAAAAGCCTGGAAAGCTCTCCAGGCTTTTTTTGATCCTTGTCGAGCCAAATTTGGCGGGGACTGAAACCTTTCACAGTTTAGATTAGCTGCATTGGAGATATGCCCGTTTCAGGTAAACCTTTTATAGCTATTCCCGCTATTCAAAATATTTTAGATCAATAAAATTGAGGGAGTATAAATATGAAAGTTTACCAATATCTCATCGTATTAATCCTGCTGGCAGGTTCCGTTTTAACTGCGCAAGAACAGCTGGTCTATCAAACACCACCGGAGTCAATTTTAGAACTGGTTAATGCGCCGCTTACGCCAAGAGTTCAAGTGGATAGTAAGGGTGAAAATGTCCTGTTGTTATATCGCGATACCTATAAATCAATTGCCACGCTTTCGGAAAAAGAATTACGGCTTGCTGGTCTCCGTATAAATCCTAAAACCAATATATCCAGTCGCAAAACCTATTATAATGACATCAAGCTGAAAAAAGCCTTGGATGAAAACCTGAGAACGGTTGCCGGCTTACCTCAGAATTCCAGACTTTCAAATTTTAGCTGGTCACCCAGTCAAGCATATGTGGCGTTCACCAATACAACGGAAACAGGAGTGGAAGTCTGGTTGCTGAATATAAGTTCTGCCTCTGTGACAAGACTGATCACAGCCAGGGCGAATGCCAATTTGGGTAAGCCAATGACCTGGTTTAAAGACAGTGGAGCTTTGTTGGTCAAGATAATGCCAGAGTCAGGGGAGTCCCTGGTTGATACCGAACTTTCAGTTCCGACTGGTCCGGTTATTACTGAAAGCACTGGTGAGAAAGCCCAGAATCGGACCTATCAGGATTTACTCAAGAACCGGGATGATGAGCATAATTTTCAGGTATTGGTTACCTCAAAAATTGTAAAAGTGACCCTTAATGGTCAAGAATCGCCATGGCTTAATCAGGGTATGTATCGCAGCATATCCTTTTCTCCCAACGGCGAGTATGTCAAGATCTCCGAGATCCAACGCCCATTCTCCTACATTGTCACCTATTCCAGATTTCCTTTTAAAACAAATATTTATCACAATAACGGTAGTTTTGTTAAGACGGTCATGGATGTCCCCTTAATGGAAGTCTTACCAAAGGGCTTTATGGCGGTTAGAACCGGTAAACGTCAAATGACCTGGCGCTTGGACCGTCCATCAACCCTGGTTTGGTGTGAAGCTCTCGATGGAGGTGATCCCGATGTCGAAGTTCCTTACCGGGACGAGATTTTTCAGCAGGAAATATCTTCTAAAAAGCAGGGGGTCTCACTCATTAAACTGGTAAACCGATATTCTAATATCGAGTGGGGAAGCAGGAAGATAGCTATTGCTCATGACTATTGGTGGAACACTCGAAATATAAAAACATATTTATTTGATCCGTCCAAATCGAAGCAGAAAGGAACCATTATTTCTGACCGAAACTATCAGGATCGTTACAGCGACCCCGGTTATTTTGTGCATGAAAAGAATAAGTATCATGAGTCCGTATTGGCCATTCATAAAAAGTCCCTGTTCCTGATTGGAGCAGGCTTCTCTGCCGAGGGTCAGTACCCCTTTATTGATAAATTCAGTTTAAGGAAGAAGACCTCATCCCGTATTTATCGCTCGACTTATGAGGACAAGATTGAGGATATTTATGAGGCCATTGATTTCAAAAAGGGGCAATACCTGGTGCGTCTGGAATCAAAAAATGAGTATCCGAACTATTATCTACGGGATATCCATAAGAAGGGATCATTAACAGCCATCACTCATTTCGACAACCCATTTAAGAGTTTGCAGGACATCCATAAAGAAGTTATTACCTATTTCCGGGATGATGGTTTGGAATTGAATGCTACACTCTATTTACCACTGAACCATGATGTGGAGAGCGGAGAAAAGGCACCGATGATCTTATGGGCATATCCGCGGGAGTACAAAGACAAGAACTCGGCTTCTCAAAAGACATCCAATCCCAACCGGTTTGTTTATCCTTATTACGGTTCCCCCATTTACTGGGTGACACGGGGTTATGTGGTTTTGGATAGAGCGGCTTTTCCCATCATAGGCGAAGGTGATCAAGAACCCAATGACAGTTTTCGGTCGCAACTTGTGGCAAATGCCAGCGCAGCCATTGATGCGGTGAATAAGCTGGGATACATCGATCCTGACCGGGTGGCAGTTGGCGG is a genomic window containing:
- a CDS encoding prolyl oligopeptidase family serine peptidase; translation: MKVYQYLIVLILLAGSVLTAQEQLVYQTPPESILELVNAPLTPRVQVDSKGENVLLLYRDTYKSIATLSEKELRLAGLRINPKTNISSRKTYYNDIKLKKALDENLRTVAGLPQNSRLSNFSWSPSQAYVAFTNTTETGVEVWLLNISSASVTRLITARANANLGKPMTWFKDSGALLVKIMPESGESLVDTELSVPTGPVITESTGEKAQNRTYQDLLKNRDDEHNFQVLVTSKIVKVTLNGQESPWLNQGMYRSISFSPNGEYVKISEIQRPFSYIVTYSRFPFKTNIYHNNGSFVKTVMDVPLMEVLPKGFMAVRTGKRQMTWRLDRPSTLVWCEALDGGDPDVEVPYRDEIFQQEISSKKQGVSLIKLVNRYSNIEWGSRKIAIAHDYWWNTRNIKTYLFDPSKSKQKGTIISDRNYQDRYSDPGYFVHEKNKYHESVLAIHKKSLFLIGAGFSAEGQYPFIDKFSLRKKTSSRIYRSTYEDKIEDIYEAIDFKKGQYLVRLESKNEYPNYYLRDIHKKGSLTAITHFDNPFKSLQDIHKEVITYFRDDGLELNATLYLPLNHDVESGEKAPMILWAYPREYKDKNSASQKTSNPNRFVYPYYGSPIYWVTRGYVVLDRAAFPIIGEGDQEPNDSFRSQLVANASAAIDAVNKLGYIDPDRVAVGGHSYGAFMVANLLSHSNLFAAGIARSGAYNRTLTPFGFQSEERSYWEAPEVYYRMSPFMHADKMKTPLLLIHGEADNNSGTYPLQSERYFNALKGLGAPARLVMLPKESHGYRAKESILHLLWEQDRWLDKYVMNKGK